One stretch of Dokdonia sp. Hel_I_53 DNA includes these proteins:
- a CDS encoding asparaginase, producing the protein MKKARILLIYTGGTIGMIKDYDTGALVAFDFDELLDKIPELKLLDCDIETTSFTIPIDSSNMNPTYWGELCGIIEEGYDQYDGFVVLHGSDTMSYSASALSFMLENLSKPVIFTGSQLPIGDLRTDAKENLITAVQVAALQKRNKALITEVCLYFEYKLYRANRTTKISAENFRAFASPNYPELLISGVHLTINEEDLWKPNRKSLKVHKQLVTDILLLKLYPGISQCLVESMLRSNCVKGVVLETFGAGNTTTQGWFVEILKETIKRGIPIVNVTQCTSGSVHMGNYETSIALKKMGVINGGDMTTEAAITKMMYVLGQEVSSKVFKTAFETSLRGELT; encoded by the coding sequence ATGAAAAAGGCACGTATTTTATTGATATATACTGGCGGTACTATAGGAATGATAAAAGACTATGATACAGGAGCTCTGGTAGCTTTCGATTTTGATGAGCTTTTAGATAAAATACCAGAATTAAAACTACTAGATTGTGATATAGAGACGACTTCATTTACTATACCTATCGATTCATCTAATATGAATCCTACATATTGGGGAGAGTTGTGTGGCATTATAGAAGAGGGGTATGATCAATATGATGGGTTTGTAGTATTACACGGGAGTGATACCATGAGTTACAGTGCTAGTGCTTTAAGTTTTATGCTTGAGAATCTATCTAAACCTGTAATTTTTACTGGCAGTCAATTACCTATAGGTGATTTACGGACAGATGCTAAAGAAAATTTAATTACCGCAGTTCAGGTTGCAGCACTCCAAAAACGTAATAAGGCACTCATAACAGAGGTATGCCTATATTTTGAATATAAACTGTATAGAGCAAATAGAACAACAAAAATCAGTGCAGAAAATTTCAGGGCTTTTGCTTCTCCTAATTACCCAGAATTACTAATCTCTGGTGTACATCTTACTATCAATGAAGAAGATCTTTGGAAACCTAATAGAAAATCTCTAAAAGTACATAAGCAATTAGTCACAGACATTCTATTATTGAAATTATATCCAGGTATCTCACAGTGTTTAGTAGAATCTATGTTACGTTCTAATTGCGTAAAGGGTGTAGTTTTAGAAACATTTGGTGCTGGAAACACAACTACTCAAGGCTGGTTTGTAGAGATTTTAAAAGAGACCATTAAGCGTGGAATTCCAATTGTAAACGTTACTCAATGCACCTCTGGAAGCGTGCATATGGGTAATTATGAAACAAGCATCGCGCTCAAAAAAATGGGTGTGATAAATGGTGGTGATATGACTACAGAGGCAGCTATTACAAAAATGATGTATGTGTTAGGTCAAGAGGTGAGTTCAAAAGTATTTAAAACAGCTTTTGAAACCTCTTTGAGAGGAGAGCTCACTTAA
- a CDS encoding pyridoxamine 5'-phosphate oxidase family protein, whose protein sequence is MSRKDLQKEEAIAKLQELAEKIDFTMMATDLSRPPFHVIPMSTKKVDDEGSIWFLSDATSDHNKYIREEERALLTYSNPGDFEFLSVYGQAIIHSDRSITDELYSSSDDMWFEGKEDPNLTAIQVKPSEVRYWDSKDNKIVSAIKFGLGTITGNQPNLSESGELNIN, encoded by the coding sequence ATGAGTAGAAAAGACTTACAAAAAGAAGAAGCAATTGCAAAGCTTCAAGAACTAGCAGAAAAAATAGATTTTACAATGATGGCTACAGATCTTAGTAGACCCCCATTTCACGTAATTCCAATGAGTACAAAAAAAGTGGATGATGAGGGAAGCATTTGGTTTTTGAGTGATGCAACCAGCGACCATAATAAATATATTAGAGAAGAAGAGCGTGCGCTACTCACCTATAGTAATCCTGGAGATTTTGAATTTTTAAGTGTCTATGGTCAAGCTATTATCCATAGCGACAGATCTATAACTGATGAGCTCTACAGTAGTTCTGATGATATGTGGTTTGAAGGAAAGGAAGATCCTAATCTAACAGCCATCCAAGTGAAACCAAGTGAAGTGCGTTATTGGGATAGCAAAGACAACAAAATTGTATCTGCCATAAAATTTGGTCTCGGAACCATCACTGGAAATCAACCCAACTTATCAGAAAGCGGTGAGCTAAACATTAACTAA